One stretch of Serinicoccus hydrothermalis DNA includes these proteins:
- the mscL gene encoding large conductance mechanosensitive channel protein MscL, which yields MLSGFKDFIMRGNVIELAVAVVIGSAFAAVVETIVSGIITPLLNAAGGAEVGGLGFNIIEGNDATYLNFAAIINALIVFLITAAVVYFVLVAPMNKVNERLNRNKPVEEIISDEVATLREIRDLLAERRTDGPQQS from the coding sequence ATGCTCAGCGGCTTCAAGGACTTCATCATGCGCGGCAACGTGATCGAGCTTGCCGTCGCGGTCGTCATCGGCTCTGCCTTCGCCGCCGTCGTCGAGACCATCGTCTCCGGCATCATCACCCCGCTGCTCAACGCCGCGGGCGGCGCGGAGGTCGGCGGTCTCGGCTTCAACATCATCGAGGGCAACGACGCGACCTACCTCAACTTCGCGGCCATCATCAACGCCCTCATCGTCTTCCTCATCACCGCGGCCGTCGTGTACTTCGTGCTCGTCGCGCCGATGAACAAGGTGAACGAGCGCCTCAACCGCAACAAGCCGGTCGAGGAGATCATCAGCGACGAGGTCGCCACCCTGCGCGAGATCCGCGACCTGCTGGCCGAGCGCCGCACCGACGGCCCGCAGCAGAGCTGA
- a CDS encoding AAA family ATPase: protein MRLHRITLRDVRGVAERTVHLPESGVVVVEGPNEIGKSTLLEAFDRLLELKSTSRSARAQALQPIGRDVGPYVEAEFTLDGQRLRLAKRWLRSPMTELEVLAPRPEQLTGSAAQERLEQLLRGCLDTTLWEALRLTQSGDGTVLPLVSSGVLREALDTAADAHLHDGGGERVLDLVEEEYLSYFTARTGRPTGDYKAAIADHAQSQSEVAEAHRRVVEAEELLELLATARERVAALTGEADEARGALTGAQDRAAGIAALVAAEESASARLGEAAELARAAEAEVGRRRIQVREVADLEEVLAGHEEQMDRLARAAQELLSQVEGAQGETRRTEALVETAETRLEEARAELDRLEQHEEVRRLEGVLAEIDQRAAAVDRAREAVPARPVTRETVREVEALAHELEVQRARHEAASPRVVVRALSDGSGVTVRGADQEDGPVSAGEERTFVATDDLEVDVPGAAHVVVRAAADSAGRVAALDRAREALVSSLDRAGHTDLDGLRTAARATETAEATWREARRDLESVLRAHGAAADLPQVEAGAAAPSLLRRLEQARHRFTVATADVEEWQPGGDVDAARQAEHAAGRKLREAREARRGAGATMSARREEARRVQAELDRLVGRVEGERARHDRAVTELSGSREVASDDELAAGASSRTATLEEARVRAEAARTALSDAGADAVTAALARAEGALTRAQHELGEARDRMHTLTGHVEQAAGEGRQELYDLAVAGLDEAERRLVALDRRARAARHLRTTLHEHRDAAHRAYVRPFTEALERLGRRVYGQTFGVTVDEQLSVVARTLHGTTVPHDQLSGGAREQLGILARLAVAQLVDPARGVPVVIDDALGWTDPDRLEQMSQVLGGGAAGGEDVQVVLLTCTPDRYASIPGARTVRLQAS, encoded by the coding sequence GTGAGGCTGCACCGGATCACCCTGCGCGACGTCCGGGGCGTCGCCGAGCGCACCGTGCACCTGCCGGAGAGCGGTGTCGTGGTGGTCGAGGGCCCCAACGAGATCGGCAAGTCGACGCTGCTCGAGGCCTTCGACCGGCTGCTCGAGCTGAAGTCGACGTCCCGCAGCGCGCGGGCCCAGGCGCTGCAGCCGATCGGCCGCGACGTCGGGCCCTACGTCGAGGCCGAGTTCACCCTCGACGGCCAGCGGCTGCGGCTGGCCAAGCGGTGGTTGCGCAGCCCGATGACCGAGCTGGAGGTGCTGGCGCCCCGGCCGGAGCAGCTCACGGGGTCGGCGGCCCAGGAGCGGCTGGAGCAGCTCCTGCGCGGGTGCCTGGACACGACGCTCTGGGAGGCGCTGCGGCTGACCCAGTCGGGGGACGGGACGGTGCTGCCGCTGGTCTCCAGCGGCGTGCTGCGCGAGGCCCTGGACACCGCCGCGGACGCGCACCTGCACGACGGTGGCGGGGAGCGGGTGCTGGACCTCGTGGAGGAGGAGTACCTCAGCTACTTCACCGCGCGCACCGGCCGGCCCACGGGCGACTACAAGGCCGCGATCGCCGACCACGCGCAGTCCCAGTCCGAGGTCGCCGAGGCCCATCGCCGGGTCGTGGAGGCCGAGGAGCTGCTGGAGCTGCTGGCCACCGCGCGGGAGCGGGTCGCTGCCCTGACCGGCGAGGCGGACGAGGCGCGGGGCGCGCTCACCGGGGCGCAGGACCGGGCCGCCGGGATCGCCGCGCTCGTCGCCGCGGAGGAGTCCGCCTCCGCGCGCCTGGGTGAGGCCGCTGAGCTCGCGCGGGCCGCCGAGGCGGAGGTCGGGCGACGGCGCATCCAGGTGCGCGAGGTCGCCGACCTCGAGGAGGTGCTCGCCGGGCACGAGGAGCAGATGGACCGGCTCGCCCGTGCGGCGCAGGAGCTCCTCTCCCAGGTCGAGGGGGCGCAGGGGGAGACGCGCCGCACCGAGGCCCTGGTCGAGACGGCCGAGACGCGGCTCGAAGAGGCCCGGGCCGAGCTGGACCGCCTGGAGCAGCACGAGGAGGTCCGGCGGCTCGAGGGCGTGCTCGCCGAGATCGACCAGCGGGCCGCCGCCGTGGACCGGGCACGCGAGGCCGTCCCCGCACGACCGGTCACCCGTGAGACGGTCCGCGAGGTCGAGGCGCTGGCGCACGAGCTCGAGGTCCAGCGGGCCCGCCACGAGGCCGCCAGCCCGCGCGTCGTCGTCCGTGCGCTGTCGGACGGCTCGGGGGTGACGGTGCGGGGCGCCGATCAGGAGGACGGCCCCGTGAGCGCCGGCGAGGAACGGACGTTCGTCGCCACCGACGACCTGGAGGTGGACGTGCCGGGAGCGGCCCACGTGGTCGTGCGCGCGGCGGCGGACTCCGCGGGACGCGTGGCCGCCCTGGACCGTGCGCGGGAAGCCCTCGTCTCGTCGCTGGACCGCGCCGGCCACACGGACCTGGACGGGCTCCGGACCGCGGCGCGGGCGACGGAGACCGCGGAGGCGACGTGGCGCGAGGCGCGACGCGACCTGGAGTCCGTGCTGCGCGCCCACGGCGCCGCGGCGGACCTGCCGCAGGTGGAGGCCGGCGCCGCCGCGCCGAGCCTGCTGCGGCGCCTCGAGCAGGCGCGCCACCGGTTCACGGTGGCGACGGCGGACGTCGAGGAGTGGCAGCCCGGCGGCGACGTGGACGCCGCGCGTCAGGCGGAGCACGCGGCCGGGCGGAAGCTGCGGGAGGCCCGTGAGGCGCGGCGCGGCGCGGGCGCGACCATGAGCGCACGGCGGGAGGAGGCCCGCAGGGTCCAGGCCGAGCTGGACCGTCTCGTCGGGCGCGTCGAGGGTGAGCGGGCCCGGCACGACCGTGCCGTCACCGAGCTGTCCGGGTCCCGCGAGGTCGCGAGCGACGACGAGCTGGCGGCCGGGGCCAGCAGCCGGACGGCCACGCTGGAGGAGGCCCGGGTGCGGGCCGAGGCGGCGCGGACGGCCCTCAGCGACGCCGGGGCGGACGCCGTCACGGCCGCGCTCGCGCGCGCCGAGGGCGCCCTGACCCGGGCGCAGCACGAGCTCGGGGAGGCGCGGGACCGGATGCACACCCTCACCGGGCACGTCGAGCAGGCGGCCGGCGAGGGGCGCCAGGAGCTGTACGACCTCGCCGTCGCGGGCCTGGACGAGGCCGAGCGACGGCTCGTCGCGCTCGACCGACGGGCCCGGGCGGCACGGCACCTGCGGACCACGCTGCACGAGCACCGCGACGCGGCCCACCGGGCTTACGTCCGACCCTTCACCGAGGCGCTGGAGCGGCTCGGTCGGCGGGTCTACGGCCAGACCTTCGGCGTCACCGTCGACGAGCAGCTGAGCGTCGTCGCCCGGACCCTGCACGGCACCACCGTGCCGCACGACCAGCTCTCCGGCGGGGCCAGGGAGCAGCTCGGCATCCTGGCCCGGCTGGCCGTGGCACAGCTGGTGGACCCGGCGCGGGGTGTGCCGGTGGTCATCGACGACGCCCTGGGGTGGACCGACCCGGACCGGCTGGAGCAGATGAGCCAGGTGCTCGGGGGTGGGGCCGCCGGTGGGGAGGACGTGCAGGTGGTGCTCCTCACCTGCACCCCGGACCGGTATGCCTCGATCCCGGGGGCCCGGACGGTCCGGCTGCAGGCCTCGTAG
- a CDS encoding UBP-type zinc finger domain-containing protein, translating to MTVEGIRTDVPPSGTGCVECDDAQGWWVHLRRCAECGHVGCCDSSPGQHATAHFEETGHPVVQSFEPGEDWFWSYAKSTGVLGPQLAAPTSRPEDQPAPGPAGRVPAGWRTQIH from the coding sequence ATGACCGTCGAGGGGATCAGGACCGACGTGCCGCCGAGCGGCACCGGGTGCGTGGAGTGCGACGACGCCCAGGGTTGGTGGGTGCACCTGCGCCGGTGCGCCGAGTGCGGGCACGTGGGCTGCTGCGACAGCTCGCCCGGCCAGCACGCGACCGCCCACTTCGAGGAGACCGGGCACCCGGTCGTGCAGAGCTTCGAGCCCGGCGAGGACTGGTTCTGGTCCTATGCCAAGAGCACCGGTGTGCTCGGCCCGCAGCTCGCGGCGCCCACCAGCCGGCCCGAGGACCAGCCCGCCCCCGGGCCGGCGGGCAGGGTCCCGGCGGGCTGGCGCACCCAGATCCACTGA
- a CDS encoding SAF domain-containing protein: MTRRAARPATPSRRGLTRFLRRPVLRRWLAAVLAATTVGGSLHLVLGRPQPGEVPAVVAVRTLPVGATLTARDTQLRHVPPDVLPEGHLAEPPAEGSSLAVPLQAGEVLTAADLRTSSLLAGLDDVVAVYLPVADAAVAGATLAGDRIDVHSPVDGSTVASEALVLRAGAGEEPGLWVAVDERTASELAAARGADPLGAALLVAVRAGDTGG; the protein is encoded by the coding sequence GTGACCCGACGAGCCGCCCGACCCGCCACCCCGTCGCGCCGCGGTCTGACCCGGTTCCTGCGTCGCCCGGTCCTGCGCCGCTGGCTGGCGGCCGTGCTCGCCGCGACCACCGTGGGCGGCAGCCTGCACCTCGTGCTGGGTCGCCCGCAGCCCGGCGAGGTCCCGGCAGTCGTGGCGGTCCGGACACTGCCGGTCGGCGCGACCCTGACGGCCCGCGACACCCAGCTGCGGCACGTCCCGCCGGACGTCCTGCCCGAGGGGCACCTGGCCGAGCCACCGGCCGAGGGCAGCTCCCTGGCCGTGCCGCTGCAGGCCGGGGAGGTGCTGACGGCGGCTGACCTGCGCACCAGCTCCCTGCTCGCGGGCCTCGACGACGTGGTCGCCGTCTACCTCCCCGTGGCCGACGCGGCCGTGGCCGGGGCGACGCTCGCCGGCGACCGCATCGACGTGCACTCCCCCGTCGACGGGAGCACGGTGGCCAGCGAGGCGCTCGTGCTCCGCGCCGGGGCGGGCGAGGAGCCGGGTCTGTGGGTCGCGGTGGACGAGCGCACCGCGTCCGAGCTCGCCGCCGCGAGGGGGGCCGACCCGCTCGGGGCCGCCCTCCTGGTGGCGGTGCGCGCCGGCGACACCGGAGGGTGA
- a CDS encoding DUF4011 domain-containing protein produces MSSLRPLNTLDEARVEAVQRARTRWRHEVAELGGANSLLWHRTSLTGTFDLNLAHPGGVAKLLSGRPTPLSDLVREQVAFADAARRLGGIRDKVTEMRREHGLETSFLAIGLATWTLHRVPVPPRAPVLLRACTITPTDAAHSDFVLELHEDVVFNPVLEHYLRSEAHLQPDPALLAGLSAQSHGFDPRLTYRALEDICIEMAGFAIGPQMVISTFPWAKLPLVTSYTGDPEPLAAHDVVAALAGADVRLTPSAPDPERAEDAARELSALDADASQRLVVDEVSHGGDLVLDTPSGTGATQTIANVVVGALSEGRTVMVCSEDRSTLQAVRRRLDAVGLGDLCLQLAEDPASMRQTLAEVRRRLDRLPSEDEPDLGPDPLPARADALSVLQREQEVLHREHEPWGLSLARTEDDLSALATSEHPPTSRVRLHPDVLRTLTDEELSAVTDALIEAADCGAWSTARAEDPWYAARLTSEDEATRATEIVGRLVSGEFSTAREQADAVCRAAGMPAPATLRQWGHRLGLVARASDTLDHFAPGIYDAPLEQMVAALGPDRDAGVQRPGAVARARLRRQVRQQLRPGTPPADLAQRVRMARDEGREWEEVAGKAARPTAPEGWEEALAAQTPIGEDLEWLEQALTGTSVGHELSTTHLDTVLERLVRLDARADRAAVAAQAHPLLAPLREQGLGELVDDLARRGVPADRVAQEVRFVHRSSVLDHLTSDEVPQQVGGEAVREAERSFRAADRAHLRRNALRARRAVLRRLRRTLAGHGSQLGAWQRALEETRLGAVDSRDVISRAPDVVLAAAPVLLASPLVVPAVLPPDLTVDLVVVDRAGRTTTARTAPALARGRQVLVVGDSGGPGPRHFSVVADPQADGDPGPMDEPSLLAEVAKILPVRHLGTHYRALDQGLVAPLAPLMPRPVHSFPGVWRGASVREHVVDGHVSARIEAAVRLVLKHARSGPDSLLLVTDDEAGAEDAGIALRAAMGSAGLPASLSDDEQDSEAFLVLPVHRVAGQTRDRVVWVGSPAAVGSAEAAGAVLAGARRSVDLVTPTPVADWPTAAGHGAEIVRHALVPDAEEHGHGSAVLTELVRRLRSEGLQVKEGVGHGPHVVDLAVVSEEDDARYAVAVDGDVQNGSAPRPGRDDVRLRHDQLTRMGWAPVRVRTTDVFTDPAREVARVLQALRERTR; encoded by the coding sequence GTGAGCTCCCTGCGCCCCTTGAACACCCTCGACGAAGCGCGCGTCGAGGCGGTCCAGCGCGCCCGGACACGGTGGCGGCACGAGGTGGCCGAGCTCGGCGGGGCGAACTCCCTGCTGTGGCACCGCACCTCGTTGACCGGCACCTTCGACCTCAACCTCGCCCACCCGGGCGGGGTGGCCAAGCTGCTGTCCGGGCGGCCCACGCCGCTCTCCGACCTCGTCCGGGAGCAGGTGGCCTTCGCCGACGCCGCGCGCCGCCTCGGCGGCATCCGCGACAAGGTCACCGAGATGCGCCGGGAGCACGGCCTAGAGACCAGCTTCCTGGCCATCGGGCTCGCGACCTGGACGCTGCACCGCGTGCCGGTCCCGCCCCGGGCCCCCGTGCTGCTGCGCGCCTGCACGATCACGCCGACCGACGCCGCGCACTCCGACTTCGTGCTCGAGCTGCACGAGGACGTCGTCTTCAACCCCGTCCTGGAGCACTACCTGCGCAGCGAGGCCCACCTGCAGCCGGACCCGGCGCTCCTGGCCGGGCTGTCCGCGCAGAGCCACGGCTTCGACCCGCGGTTGACCTACCGGGCGCTGGAGGACATCTGCATCGAGATGGCCGGCTTCGCCATCGGGCCGCAGATGGTCATCAGCACCTTCCCCTGGGCCAAGCTGCCCTTGGTCACCTCCTACACCGGCGACCCCGAACCGCTCGCGGCGCACGACGTCGTGGCCGCGCTCGCCGGTGCCGACGTGCGGCTCACCCCGTCGGCACCGGACCCGGAGCGCGCCGAGGACGCCGCCCGAGAGCTGAGCGCCCTCGACGCCGACGCCTCGCAGCGGCTGGTCGTCGACGAGGTGTCGCACGGCGGCGACCTCGTCCTCGACACCCCCTCCGGGACCGGCGCGACCCAGACGATCGCCAACGTCGTGGTCGGGGCGCTCTCCGAGGGCCGGACGGTCATGGTCTGCTCGGAGGACCGCAGCACCCTGCAGGCGGTCCGTCGGCGCCTGGACGCCGTCGGCCTGGGCGACCTGTGCCTGCAGCTGGCCGAGGACCCTGCCTCCATGCGCCAGACGCTCGCGGAGGTGCGGCGTCGTCTGGACCGGTTGCCCTCCGAGGACGAGCCCGACCTCGGGCCCGACCCCCTGCCCGCGCGGGCCGACGCCCTGTCGGTGCTGCAGCGCGAGCAGGAGGTCCTGCACCGGGAGCACGAGCCCTGGGGTCTGAGCCTGGCCCGCACCGAGGACGACCTCTCCGCCCTCGCCACCTCCGAGCACCCGCCGACCTCGCGGGTGCGCCTGCACCCGGACGTCCTGCGCACGCTCACCGACGAGGAGCTCTCGGCCGTCACCGACGCCCTCATCGAGGCGGCCGACTGCGGCGCCTGGTCCACGGCCCGCGCCGAGGACCCCTGGTACGCCGCACGCCTCACCAGCGAGGACGAGGCCACCCGCGCCACCGAGATCGTGGGTCGCCTGGTGTCCGGGGAGTTCAGCACCGCCCGCGAGCAGGCGGACGCCGTGTGCCGCGCGGCCGGTATGCCCGCGCCCGCCACCCTGCGCCAGTGGGGCCACCGTCTGGGTCTCGTGGCCCGCGCCAGCGACACGCTGGACCACTTCGCGCCGGGGATCTACGACGCCCCGTTGGAGCAGATGGTCGCCGCGCTGGGACCGGACCGCGACGCCGGTGTGCAGCGGCCCGGTGCGGTCGCCCGCGCCCGGCTGCGGCGTCAGGTGCGCCAGCAGCTGCGGCCCGGCACCCCTCCGGCCGACCTGGCGCAGCGGGTGCGCATGGCCCGTGACGAAGGACGTGAGTGGGAGGAGGTGGCCGGGAAGGCCGCCCGTCCCACCGCGCCCGAGGGCTGGGAGGAGGCGCTGGCCGCCCAGACGCCCATCGGCGAGGACCTGGAGTGGCTGGAGCAGGCCCTCACGGGCACCTCGGTCGGCCACGAGCTGTCGACCACCCACCTCGACACGGTGCTGGAGCGGCTGGTCCGGCTCGACGCGCGTGCCGACCGGGCCGCGGTCGCGGCGCAGGCGCACCCCCTGCTCGCGCCGCTGCGCGAGCAGGGTCTGGGTGAGCTCGTCGACGACCTCGCCCGCCGGGGCGTGCCCGCCGACCGCGTGGCCCAGGAGGTGCGCTTCGTGCACCGCAGCTCGGTGCTCGACCACCTCACCTCGGACGAGGTGCCCCAGCAGGTCGGTGGGGAGGCGGTCCGGGAGGCCGAGCGATCCTTCCGCGCCGCGGACCGGGCCCACCTGCGCCGCAACGCGCTGCGCGCCCGGCGCGCGGTGCTCCGTAGGTTACGGCGCACGCTGGCCGGCCACGGCTCCCAGCTCGGCGCCTGGCAGCGAGCGCTCGAGGAGACCCGGCTCGGCGCGGTCGACTCCCGGGACGTCATCAGCCGGGCCCCGGACGTCGTGCTGGCCGCCGCGCCCGTGCTGCTCGCCAGCCCGCTGGTGGTGCCGGCGGTGCTGCCCCCCGACCTGACGGTCGACCTGGTCGTCGTCGACCGCGCCGGCCGCACCACGACCGCGCGCACGGCGCCGGCCCTGGCCCGTGGCCGGCAGGTCCTCGTCGTGGGCGACAGCGGCGGCCCCGGGCCGCGCCACTTCTCCGTCGTCGCCGACCCGCAGGCGGACGGCGACCCCGGACCGATGGACGAGCCCTCGCTGCTCGCCGAGGTCGCGAAGATCCTGCCCGTGCGGCATCTCGGCACCCACTACCGGGCGCTGGACCAGGGCCTCGTCGCCCCGTTGGCCCCCCTCATGCCGCGTCCCGTGCACTCCTTCCCGGGGGTGTGGCGCGGCGCGAGCGTGCGCGAGCACGTCGTGGACGGGCACGTGAGCGCGAGGATCGAGGCCGCCGTGCGCCTGGTGCTCAAGCACGCGCGCTCCGGGCCGGACAGCCTGCTGCTGGTGACCGACGACGAGGCGGGGGCGGAGGACGCCGGCATCGCCCTGCGTGCGGCGATGGGTTCGGCCGGGCTGCCCGCCTCGCTCTCCGACGACGAGCAGGACAGCGAGGCCTTCCTCGTGCTCCCGGTCCACCGGGTCGCAGGTCAGACCCGCGACCGGGTCGTGTGGGTGGGCTCACCCGCCGCCGTGGGCAGCGCCGAGGCCGCCGGCGCGGTGCTCGCCGGCGCGCGCCGCAGCGTCGACCTGGTCACCCCCACCCCCGTCGCCGACTGGCCCACCGCGGCCGGTCACGGGGCCGAGATCGTCCGGCACGCCCTCGTCCCGGACGCCGAGGAGCACGGCCACGGCTCGGCGGTGCTCACCGAGCTCGTCCGGCGGCTGCGCTCCGAGGGGCTGCAGGTCAAGGAGGGTGTCGGCCACGGTCCGCACGTCGTGGACCTGGCCGTGGTGTCCGAGGAGGACGACGCGCGGTATGCCGTCGCCGTGGACGGGGACGTCCAGAACGGCTCCGCCCCGCGACCCGGCCGCGACGACGTGCGCCTGCGGCACGACCAGCTCACCCGCATGGGGTGGGCGCCGGTGCGGGTGCGCACCACGGACGTCTTCACCGACCCGGCGCGGGAGGTCGCCCGGGTGCTGCAGGCGCTGCGCGAGCGGACGCGGTGA
- a CDS encoding GyrI-like domain-containing protein, which produces MSEQQPTTEDVEPFRAVVVTGTGVPVEDLRDFFDSGFQRLGAALQAQGGPPAGPAFAAYDRQPSETVDLRIGFPVGPAVVAAEGVEVIDVPGGRVARLVHEGGYDDLSGSWDRLVTWALEQGERPAGWFYEEYLTEPTPDADPADMRTRLTLPLQPA; this is translated from the coding sequence ATGAGCGAGCAGCAGCCCACGACCGAGGACGTCGAGCCGTTCCGCGCCGTGGTGGTCACCGGGACGGGCGTGCCGGTGGAGGACCTGCGCGACTTCTTCGACAGCGGCTTCCAGCGGCTGGGCGCCGCGCTGCAGGCGCAGGGCGGACCGCCCGCCGGTCCCGCCTTCGCGGCCTACGACCGCCAGCCGTCGGAGACCGTGGACCTGCGGATCGGCTTCCCGGTCGGCCCCGCCGTCGTCGCCGCCGAAGGGGTCGAGGTCATCGACGTCCCCGGCGGACGGGTGGCCCGCCTGGTGCACGAGGGAGGCTACGACGACCTGTCCGGCTCCTGGGACCGGCTGGTGACCTGGGCCCTGGAGCAGGGCGAGCGGCCGGCCGGCTGGTTCTACGAGGAGTACCTCACCGAGCCCACCCCTGACGCGGACCCGGCCGACATGCGCACCCGGCTGACGCTGCCGCTCCAGCCGGCCTGA
- a CDS encoding OsmC family protein, with protein MATHTYELGLTWTGNRGSGTSGYRDYDRSVLARSVGMPDLPLSADRAFRGDAGRWNPEVLLLAALSECHLLSLLHVAVTHGVTVVDYTDAPVGTMEQSGIGGRFTRVLLRPVVTVTDTEHVELLPQLHAEAARACFIASSVNFPVDHDPRTVVAPPPAT; from the coding sequence ATGGCGACGCACACCTACGAGCTGGGGCTCACCTGGACCGGCAACCGCGGCTCGGGCACGTCCGGCTACCGCGACTACGACCGCTCGGTCCTGGCCCGCAGCGTGGGTATGCCGGATCTCCCGCTCTCCGCGGACCGCGCCTTCCGCGGCGACGCCGGGCGGTGGAACCCCGAGGTGCTGCTGCTCGCGGCGCTGAGCGAGTGCCACCTGCTGTCGCTGCTGCACGTGGCGGTGACGCACGGCGTCACGGTCGTGGACTACACGGACGCACCCGTGGGCACCATGGAGCAGTCCGGGATCGGCGGTCGGTTCACCCGGGTCCTGCTGCGCCCCGTGGTGACGGTCACGGACACCGAGCACGTCGAGCTCCTGCCGCAGCTGCACGCGGAGGCGGCGCGGGCCTGCTTCATCGCCTCCTCGGTGAACTTCCCCGTGGACCACGACCCACGGACGGTCGTGGCGCCGCCGCCCGCGACCTGA
- a CDS encoding MFS transporter, whose product MTADHALDATDTAQLQSRTVLTLMGSQTLGGIGVASGIAVGAIVAADVSGRDALSGLATTTQVLGGALFTIPIAALMGRRGRRVGLSAAYVVGALGAALAIAATATGTFWMLLVGTTLFGASTTANSQARYAATDLAAPERRGRQLSWVVWATTIGSVLGPNMVGPGKAVAGVLGLPPLAGAWVFSAIGFGLAAVLLQLALRPDPLLTARRLAGVDTEQPVGRQGNVGDGLRLIRATPAALWGTAALTVGHVVMVAVMVMTPLHMRHGEAEIELIGLVISLHILGMYGLAPVTGQLTDRFGPRPVVLLGTVLLVLACLLAGISHDGFSPGLTAGLFLLGLGWSCTMVAGSGTVAGAVPVGQRASVQGGADLVMGLSAAAGGALAGVVMDLVGYAWLCVLAALAAVVLAAYTTSVVSLRR is encoded by the coding sequence GTGACCGCCGACCACGCCCTCGACGCCACGGACACGGCGCAGCTGCAGTCCCGCACCGTCCTCACCCTCATGGGCAGCCAGACCCTGGGCGGCATCGGGGTGGCCAGCGGCATCGCCGTGGGGGCGATCGTCGCGGCGGACGTCAGCGGCCGGGACGCACTCTCCGGCCTGGCCACGACCACCCAGGTCCTGGGCGGGGCGCTGTTCACCATCCCGATCGCCGCGCTCATGGGGCGCCGCGGCCGCCGGGTCGGCCTCTCCGCGGCGTATGTCGTCGGGGCGCTCGGGGCGGCGCTCGCGATCGCTGCCACCGCCACCGGCACCTTCTGGATGCTGCTCGTCGGCACCACGCTCTTCGGTGCCTCGACGACGGCGAACAGCCAGGCACGGTATGCCGCGACCGATCTCGCCGCCCCCGAGCGCCGGGGACGTCAGCTCAGCTGGGTGGTCTGGGCCACGACGATCGGGTCCGTCCTGGGGCCCAACATGGTCGGCCCCGGCAAGGCCGTCGCCGGCGTGCTCGGGCTGCCGCCGCTCGCCGGGGCCTGGGTCTTCTCCGCGATCGGCTTCGGGCTCGCCGCGGTGCTCCTCCAGCTCGCGCTGCGGCCCGACCCGCTCCTCACCGCCCGCCGCCTGGCCGGGGTGGACACCGAGCAGCCGGTGGGCCGGCAGGGCAACGTCGGCGACGGTCTGCGCCTCATCCGGGCGACCCCGGCCGCCCTGTGGGGCACCGCCGCGCTCACGGTGGGGCACGTGGTCATGGTCGCGGTCATGGTCATGACGCCGCTGCACATGCGGCACGGGGAGGCCGAGATCGAGCTCATCGGCCTCGTCATCAGCCTGCACATCCTCGGGATGTACGGCCTGGCCCCGGTCACCGGCCAGCTCACCGACCGCTTCGGGCCCCGGCCCGTGGTGCTGCTGGGCACCGTCCTCCTCGTGCTGGCGTGCCTGCTCGCCGGGATCAGCCACGACGGCTTCTCCCCGGGCCTGACCGCCGGTCTCTTCCTGCTCGGCCTGGGGTGGTCCTGCACCATGGTCGCCGGCTCCGGGACCGTCGCCGGGGCCGTGCCGGTCGGGCAGCGCGCCTCGGTGCAGGGCGGCGCCGACCTCGTCATGGGCCTGTCCGCCGCCGCCGGCGGAGCCCTGGCCGGGGTGGTCATGGACCTCGTCGGGTACGCCTGGCTCTGCGTCCTCGCCGCGCTCGCCGCGGTGGTGCTCGCGGCATACACGACCTCAGTCGTTAGCCTGAGACGGTGA
- a CDS encoding SRPBCC family protein, producing the protein MSDQTSITVSRTIDVSAKDVFEVLTLPENHVAIDGSGFVQSVDHGDRITETGQVFTMNMSGEHMGGDYQTDNHVTGYAKDKLVAWQTAPAGTEPKGWEWVWELTPQGPDSTEVQLTYDWGKVTDPELLTKVSFPLVQEEELETSLGNLAAAATG; encoded by the coding sequence ATGAGCGATCAGACGAGCATCACCGTCAGCCGCACCATCGACGTGTCCGCCAAGGACGTCTTCGAGGTGCTCACCCTCCCGGAGAACCACGTCGCGATCGACGGCTCCGGCTTCGTGCAGTCCGTCGACCACGGCGACCGGATCACCGAGACCGGGCAGGTCTTCACCATGAACATGTCCGGCGAGCACATGGGCGGCGACTACCAGACCGACAACCACGTCACCGGCTACGCCAAGGACAAGCTGGTGGCCTGGCAGACCGCACCGGCCGGCACCGAGCCCAAGGGCTGGGAGTGGGTCTGGGAGCTGACCCCCCAGGGCCCGGACAGCACCGAGGTGCAGCTCACCTACGACTGGGGCAAGGTGACCGACCCCGAGCTGCTCACCAAAGTGAGCTTCCCCCTCGTCCAGGAGGAGGAGCTGGAGACCAGCCTCGGCAACCTCGCCGCGGCCGCCACCGGCTGA